Proteins encoded within one genomic window of Nonomuraea gerenzanensis:
- a CDS encoding carboxymuconolactone decarboxylase family protein translates to MTTTTTDQSRLPNPAKLVPELGEVGKALFRAAGNGSVPQTTISLVQLRAGQLVANTYLTVLHTGNLRKAGEPEERITAVASWRDAPYFTGAERAALALVEAVLTSNATGQRVSDELYAEASAHYDDRALATLCMAIGQVCFFIPLALIGRPLPGVSPAEQWRD, encoded by the coding sequence ATGACCACGACGACCACCGACCAGTCGCGCCTGCCCAACCCCGCCAAGCTCGTGCCCGAGCTCGGTGAGGTGGGCAAGGCGCTGTTCAGGGCCGCCGGCAACGGCTCGGTCCCGCAGACCACGATCAGCCTCGTGCAGCTGCGCGCCGGTCAGCTCGTCGCCAACACGTACCTGACCGTGCTGCACACCGGCAACCTGCGCAAGGCGGGCGAGCCGGAGGAGCGCATCACCGCCGTGGCGTCCTGGCGCGACGCGCCGTACTTCACCGGCGCGGAGCGGGCCGCGCTGGCGCTGGTGGAGGCCGTCCTGACGTCGAACGCGACCGGCCAGCGCGTCTCCGACGAGCTGTACGCCGAGGCGTCGGCGCACTACGACGACCGGGCGCTGGCCACCCTGTGCATGGCGATCGGCCAGGTGTGCTTCTTCATCCCGCTGGCCCTCATCGGCAGGCCGCTGCCCGGCGTGTCCCCGGCCGAGCAGTGGCGGGACTGA
- a CDS encoding ADP-ribosyltransferase domain-containing protein, producing MSDDTTPADPNDPLALAELFNGGGEPWLPLLKPVIEARPAAATFIGASRGPNVVPVRELTFQALKPNPPHKWKVVVFGQNPYPRAESATGIAMFDNTFHDWADSQFGKTVSIRCIIKAAAMWKHGIPKKTPIADIRKLLKQHDTVQPPEWFQAMLTQGVLLLNAALTASSDGAMATDQHTAFWRPVVERIVEEILRAKQDAEDEQDRGVVFAWWGVHARNLKEVVLRLQRKYPGVEVRHIDHPNPAAQGDIFCDGEHFAHVNAALNALGADAIDWLPGKGWNDSGQNGGADADTADRMGAFIASTMELHKLYLERLAGVKDEGLVLPAITGVFGTPVMPFRESVAPVAKLLAGLDWHVEQSYRFGEALPDTDTSGLSADEIAALYLYTCESAFYRQINATLRNPDRSRIVPYLPYLRLLFSAVSRLPVRTEPLWRGVSLDLRAQYPRGRTVTWWGVSSCTSKLSVAQAFLGRRGKRTLFEVRPRRAVGIRRFSAFTGEEEFILTPGTQLEVTDVKAERGGLCTVTLTELAEQPLVA from the coding sequence ATGAGCGACGACACCACCCCCGCCGATCCGAACGACCCGCTGGCCCTGGCCGAGCTCTTCAACGGCGGCGGCGAGCCCTGGCTGCCGCTGCTGAAGCCGGTCATCGAGGCGCGTCCGGCAGCGGCCACGTTCATCGGCGCGAGCCGCGGGCCGAACGTCGTGCCCGTGCGGGAGCTGACCTTCCAGGCGCTCAAGCCGAACCCGCCGCACAAGTGGAAGGTCGTCGTCTTCGGCCAGAACCCCTACCCGCGGGCCGAGAGCGCGACCGGCATCGCGATGTTCGACAACACCTTCCACGACTGGGCCGACAGCCAGTTCGGCAAGACCGTGTCGATCCGCTGCATCATCAAGGCGGCGGCGATGTGGAAGCACGGCATCCCGAAGAAGACGCCGATCGCCGACATCCGCAAGCTGCTCAAGCAGCACGACACCGTGCAGCCGCCGGAGTGGTTCCAGGCGATGCTCACGCAGGGCGTGCTGCTGCTGAACGCGGCGCTCACCGCCAGCAGCGACGGCGCCATGGCCACCGACCAGCACACGGCGTTCTGGCGGCCGGTCGTCGAGCGCATCGTCGAGGAGATCCTGCGGGCCAAGCAGGACGCCGAGGACGAGCAGGACCGGGGCGTGGTGTTCGCGTGGTGGGGCGTGCACGCCCGCAACCTCAAGGAGGTCGTGCTCCGGCTGCAGCGCAAGTACCCCGGCGTCGAGGTCCGGCACATCGACCACCCCAACCCCGCGGCGCAGGGCGACATCTTCTGCGACGGCGAGCACTTCGCCCACGTGAACGCGGCGCTGAACGCGCTCGGTGCCGACGCGATCGACTGGCTGCCCGGCAAGGGCTGGAACGACTCCGGTCAGAACGGCGGGGCGGACGCCGACACGGCCGACCGCATGGGCGCGTTCATCGCCTCCACCATGGAGCTGCACAAGCTCTACCTGGAGCGGCTCGCCGGCGTCAAGGACGAGGGCCTGGTACTGCCGGCGATCACCGGCGTGTTCGGCACCCCCGTCATGCCCTTCCGCGAGTCCGTCGCCCCGGTGGCCAAGCTGCTGGCCGGGCTCGACTGGCACGTGGAGCAGTCGTACCGGTTCGGCGAGGCCCTGCCGGACACCGACACCTCCGGCCTGTCCGCCGACGAGATCGCGGCCCTGTACCTCTACACCTGCGAGTCGGCCTTCTACCGCCAGATCAACGCCACCCTGCGCAACCCCGACCGCAGCCGCATCGTGCCGTACCTGCCGTACCTGCGGCTGCTGTTCTCGGCCGTGTCGCGCCTGCCGGTCCGTACGGAACCGCTGTGGCGCGGGGTGTCGCTCGACCTGCGGGCGCAGTACCCGAGGGGCCGGACGGTGACGTGGTGGGGCGTGTCCTCGTGCACGTCCAAGCTGAGCGTGGCGCAGGCGTTCCTCGGGCGGCGCGGCAAGCGGACGCTGTTCGAGGTCCGCCCCAGGAGGGCCGTGGGCATCCGCAGGTTCTCCGCGTTCACCGGCGAGGAGGAGTTCATCCTCACGCCGGGCACGCAGCTGGAGGTCACGGACGTCAAGGCCGAGCGCGGCGGGCTGTGCACGGTGACGCTGACGGAGCTGGCCGAGCAGCCCCTGGTGGCCTGA
- a CDS encoding macro domain-containing protein — protein sequence MTVKPAQPPLKVVLVDVNAKVVQEWLAAFADTPEVEIHKGSLLDERVDAWVSPTNARGRMDGGVDAAIKRHLGAGIQLRVQRAIRDRFGGSMPVGSAVCVPSGATNPRFLISTPTMVQSAQDVSQTLNVAMACAAAFQAIHMQNELEPGSIGSVALVGMGAATGQVPPQVCANLMWTGYTLFNDHSFGDYDELRATIREQLDDIDDRPEERVRIKPPAARPRG from the coding sequence ATGACCGTCAAGCCCGCGCAGCCGCCTCTCAAGGTCGTCCTGGTGGACGTCAACGCGAAGGTGGTGCAGGAGTGGCTGGCCGCCTTCGCCGACACCCCCGAGGTCGAGATCCACAAGGGCTCGCTCCTCGACGAGCGCGTCGACGCCTGGGTCAGCCCCACCAACGCGCGCGGCCGGATGGACGGCGGCGTCGACGCGGCCATCAAGCGTCACCTCGGGGCGGGCATCCAGCTGCGCGTCCAGCGGGCGATCCGTGACCGGTTCGGCGGCTCGATGCCGGTGGGCAGCGCCGTGTGCGTACCGTCGGGGGCGACCAACCCGCGCTTCCTGATCTCGACGCCCACCATGGTGCAGTCGGCGCAGGACGTCAGCCAGACGCTCAACGTGGCGATGGCCTGCGCCGCCGCCTTCCAGGCCATCCACATGCAGAACGAGCTCGAGCCGGGCAGCATCGGGTCGGTCGCGCTGGTCGGCATGGGCGCGGCGACGGGCCAGGTGCCGCCGCAGGTCTGCGCGAACCTGATGTGGACCGGCTACACCCTGTTCAACGACCACTCCTTCGGCGACTACGACGAGCTGCGCGCCACGATCAGGGAGCAGCTCGACGACATCGACGACCGCCCGGAGGAGCGCGTCCGCATCAAGCCGCCGGCCGCCCGCCCCCGCGGCTGA